From the Gramella sp. Hel_I_59 genome, one window contains:
- a CDS encoding DEAD/DEAH box helicase encodes MNAFQALGLDADLLQAINDMGFETPSEVQEKSIPILLSQETDLVSLAQTGTGKTAAFGFPLIQKIDSNSKKTQALILSPTRELCLQITNELKNYSKYKRSLNVVAVYGGASITDQARAIERGAQIIVATPGRMQDMIRRNLADISSINYCVLDEADEMLNMGFYEDIKSILSHTPKHKKTWLFSATMPKEVAKIAKKFMTDPVEITVGSKNMGTSNVTHEYYLVNHRNRYDALKRLADANPDIFSVIFCRTKRDTQKVAEKLIEDGYNAAALHGDLSQNQRDLVMKSFRSRQIQMLVATDVAARGIDVDDITHVINYQLPDEIETYTHRSGRTGRAGKSGVSMVIISKSEVRKIRTIEKIIQQKFEEKQIPDGKEICKIQLFHLANDIKKTEINHDIDPYLPNINEALEDFTKEELIKKFFSVEFTRFFNYYEKAPDLTAESAGGRPEVSEGNTRYFINVGSKDGYDWKSLKDFLTGELNLDRDDIFKVDCKASFSFFNTDEKHADLILKTFTEYQQNGRYVNVEITKDQKSDGGGGRKRERGGGGGGRKGGGKSFNDKGSFGKRRSSSDRGDKKGNRKGSRNKNVESSIKRRRSKA; translated from the coding sequence ATGAACGCATTCCAAGCACTTGGACTGGACGCAGATCTGCTACAGGCCATAAACGACATGGGTTTCGAAACCCCAAGTGAAGTACAGGAAAAATCAATTCCAATTCTTCTATCCCAGGAAACCGACTTGGTTTCTCTGGCACAAACAGGAACGGGAAAAACCGCAGCTTTCGGTTTTCCACTTATCCAGAAAATAGATTCCAATTCTAAAAAAACTCAGGCTTTAATCTTATCGCCAACTCGTGAACTGTGTTTACAAATCACCAATGAGTTAAAGAACTACAGTAAATATAAAAGATCTCTAAATGTAGTTGCCGTTTACGGTGGCGCTAGTATTACAGATCAAGCAAGAGCGATTGAAAGAGGAGCTCAGATCATAGTTGCAACTCCAGGGAGAATGCAGGATATGATTAGAAGAAACCTTGCAGACATCTCTTCAATTAACTATTGTGTTCTTGATGAGGCAGATGAGATGCTGAACATGGGATTCTATGAAGACATCAAAAGCATACTTTCGCACACTCCAAAACACAAAAAAACATGGTTGTTTTCAGCTACCATGCCTAAGGAAGTTGCTAAGATCGCTAAGAAGTTCATGACAGATCCTGTTGAGATCACGGTAGGATCAAAGAACATGGGTACGTCTAACGTTACTCATGAATACTACCTGGTAAATCACAGAAACAGATATGATGCTTTAAAAAGGCTGGCAGATGCTAATCCTGATATCTTCTCTGTAATTTTCTGTAGAACAAAAAGAGATACTCAAAAGGTTGCTGAAAAGCTGATCGAAGATGGTTATAACGCTGCTGCATTGCACGGTGATCTTAGCCAGAATCAACGTGACCTGGTAATGAAGAGTTTCAGAAGCAGACAAATCCAAATGCTGGTAGCTACAGATGTTGCTGCCCGTGGAATTGATGTAGATGATATTACTCACGTAATTAACTACCAGTTGCCAGATGAAATAGAAACCTATACTCACCGTAGTGGTAGAACAGGTAGAGCTGGTAAGAGCGGTGTATCGATGGTTATCATTTCCAAAAGTGAGGTTCGTAAGATCCGTACGATTGAAAAGATCATTCAGCAGAAATTCGAAGAAAAGCAAATTCCTGATGGAAAAGAGATCTGTAAGATCCAGTTATTCCATTTAGCGAATGATATCAAGAAGACTGAGATCAATCATGATATTGATCCTTATCTCCCAAATATTAATGAAGCTCTGGAAGATTTCACTAAAGAAGAATTGATCAAAAAATTCTTTTCGGTTGAGTTTACTCGTTTCTTTAACTATTATGAGAAGGCTCCAGATCTTACTGCAGAATCTGCAGGAGGTAGACCAGAAGTTTCAGAAGGAAATACAAGATATTTCATTAATGTTGGTTCTAAAGATGGTTATGACTGGAAGAGTCTTAAAGATTTCCTAACAGGCGAACTAAACCTTGACAGGGATGATATCTTTAAAGTAGACTGTAAAGCAAGTTTTTCTTTCTTTAATACAGATGAGAAGCACGCTGATCTAATTCTTAAAACATTTACAGAATACCAGCAAAATGGTAGATATGTGAATGTGGAGATCACTAAAGACCAGAAGTCTGATGGCGGCGGTGGTCGTAAAAGAGAACGTGGCGGCGGCGGCGGCGGTCGTAAAGGCGGCGGAAAAAGCTTTAACGATAAAGGAAGCTTCGGAAAAAGACGTAGCAGTTCAGATCGAGGAGACAAAAAGGGCAACCGGAAAGGAAGCCGAAACAAAAATGTCGAGAGTTCTATAAAAAGAAGAAGATCGAAAGCATAA
- a CDS encoding carboxypeptidase-like regulatory domain-containing protein, which produces MKTYLPLLFFLLTGILSAQEVDIVAGTVMNAANDKPIENVHIVNLNQVKGSTTGEEGEFKLQATVNDTLYFSYLGFRSIRVRVTNDWLKYGNVKVKMTELGFDLEEVTVTSNNLTGYLEIDAKNIPIYDNYRYSISGLNSGYEGGDKSPNAVTKALRSLSNPADLVYNIFGARPKQMRKLREMKKDEDIKDLLRNKFDRETLMALLQVNRAEIDEILNNCNYSEDFMRTANDLQILNAINGCYEEYKVLQKN; this is translated from the coding sequence ATGAAGACATATTTACCCCTATTATTTTTTCTACTCACAGGTATCTTATCTGCACAGGAAGTAGATATCGTTGCCGGTACGGTAATGAACGCGGCTAATGACAAGCCTATTGAAAACGTACATATAGTGAACCTCAACCAGGTTAAAGGTTCTACTACTGGTGAAGAAGGGGAATTCAAACTTCAGGCAACCGTTAATGACACTTTATATTTCTCTTACCTGGGATTTAGATCGATTAGAGTTCGAGTCACTAATGACTGGCTTAAGTACGGTAACGTAAAGGTAAAGATGACCGAACTAGGTTTTGATCTTGAAGAAGTAACGGTTACTTCCAATAATCTAACAGGTTACCTCGAAATCGACGCTAAAAACATTCCAATTTATGATAATTACCGCTATAGTATTTCTGGTTTAAACTCTGGTTATGAAGGTGGTGACAAATCTCCTAATGCTGTAACAAAGGCATTACGCTCCCTTTCCAATCCTGCAGATCTCGTATATAATATATTTGGCGCGAGACCAAAACAGATGCGGAAACTCAGGGAGATGAAGAAGGATGAAGATATTAAAGATCTCCTTCGGAATAAGTTTGATCGGGAAACCTTAATGGCGTTATTACAGGTAAACCGGGCTGAAATTGATGAAATCCTGAATAATTGTAACTATTCTGAAGATTTTATGCGAACAGCAAATGATCTCCAAATACTGAATGCCATCAACGGCTGTTACGAAGAATACAAAGTTCTTCAGAAGAATTAA
- a CDS encoding SRPBCC family protein produces MTLFFYLIIALITFFAFLHAWAKKDFDVSRTVVINKSREEVYGFVRQLKNQPLWNPLFQRDPNAVLKYKGPDGKEGASFYWKGNNKVGEGIQKIVKTKQGRVFETKILFIKPVKVNALTYIGVKELDSEKTKMVWGTRGNLAFPLTIISIFYSPEKAMGNNLDQGLKELKQILENR; encoded by the coding sequence ATGACCCTGTTTTTCTACTTAATTATTGCCTTAATTACTTTTTTTGCATTTCTGCACGCATGGGCAAAAAAAGACTTCGATGTTAGCAGGACCGTGGTGATCAATAAGTCCAGAGAAGAAGTCTATGGCTTTGTTCGTCAGCTAAAAAATCAACCTTTATGGAACCCGTTGTTTCAGCGTGATCCTAATGCGGTTTTAAAATACAAGGGACCAGACGGTAAAGAGGGAGCTTCTTTTTACTGGAAAGGAAATAATAAAGTAGGTGAAGGGATACAGAAAATAGTAAAGACCAAGCAGGGTAGGGTTTTTGAAACCAAGATTCTTTTTATAAAACCGGTAAAGGTAAATGCCCTTACATATATAGGTGTTAAGGAATTGGATAGCGAGAAAACTAAGATGGTCTGGGGAACAAGAGGAAACTTAGCGTTTCCACTTACTATCATTAGTATTTTTTATTCTCCTGAAAAAGCTATGGGAAATAATCTTGATCAAGGTTTAAAGGAATTAAAACAGATTCTTGAAAATCGTTAA
- a CDS encoding RNA methyltransferase, translated as MTDQKLLEHLQGLLTQRRINLFEKVLTQRTDHFTVVAQDVYQLHNTSAVVRSCDVFGIQNLHIIEENLPRRIDKEIAMGAQKWVDVHRYNTSRECLHELRQHGYQIVATTPHNDSTMLADFDITKPSAIFFGTEQNGLSEEILREADASIKIPMYGFTESLNISVSAAIILQSLREKLDTSNIDWQFSEDRMQEVRLAWTKKTIKNSEEIIERFRNQ; from the coding sequence ATGACCGACCAGAAATTACTTGAACATCTACAGGGATTGTTGACCCAGCGCAGGATCAATCTCTTCGAAAAAGTTCTGACTCAAAGAACAGATCATTTTACCGTAGTAGCCCAGGATGTGTATCAATTACATAACACCAGTGCGGTGGTTCGTAGTTGTGATGTATTCGGGATACAGAACTTACATATCATCGAAGAAAACCTGCCCAGGCGAATCGACAAGGAAATTGCGATGGGTGCCCAGAAATGGGTAGATGTGCATCGATACAATACTTCCCGGGAATGTTTGCATGAATTACGGCAACATGGCTACCAGATCGTTGCCACCACTCCTCATAATGATTCAACGATGCTGGCAGATTTTGATATTACAAAACCTTCCGCCATATTTTTCGGGACGGAGCAAAACGGACTTTCAGAAGAAATTCTTAGAGAGGCCGATGCAAGTATCAAGATTCCTATGTATGGGTTTACTGAAAGTCTTAATATCTCAGTTTCTGCAGCGATCATACTTCAGTCTTTAAGAGAAAAACTTGATACTTCTAATATAGACTGGCAGTTTTCTGAAGATCGAATGCAAGAAGTAAGACTGGCATGGACAAAGAAAACTATTAAAAATTCAGAGGAGATTATTGAACGTTTCCGTAATCAGTAA
- a CDS encoding NAD-dependent deacylase encodes MKKIVVLSGAGISAESGLKTFRDENGLWEGHDVMEVASPMAWNNNRELVLDFYNQRRRQLLEVEPNAAHHALVELEKQYDVQIVNQNVDDLHERAGSSNVLHLHGELLKARSTFDENLVMDWRKDIRSGDFCEHNKQLRPHIVWFGEAVPMFQKAADHCAMADILIIVGTSMQVYPAAGLVDFIPKKCPVYFIDPKPNISENASLEIISKKAVEGIPKLVAQLLA; translated from the coding sequence ATGAAGAAAATAGTTGTACTAAGCGGAGCTGGAATAAGTGCTGAAAGTGGCTTAAAAACTTTCAGGGATGAAAACGGTTTATGGGAAGGACATGATGTTATGGAAGTTGCCTCACCAATGGCGTGGAATAACAACCGCGAATTAGTACTGGATTTTTACAATCAACGGAGAAGACAACTTCTGGAGGTAGAACCAAATGCAGCCCACCATGCTTTAGTAGAACTTGAAAAACAATATGACGTACAGATCGTTAATCAGAATGTTGATGATTTGCATGAACGAGCTGGTAGCTCAAATGTTTTACATCTTCATGGAGAATTATTGAAAGCCAGAAGTACCTTCGATGAAAACCTGGTGATGGACTGGAGAAAAGATATTCGAAGTGGAGATTTCTGTGAACATAATAAACAACTTAGACCTCATATTGTTTGGTTTGGCGAAGCCGTTCCTATGTTTCAGAAGGCGGCAGATCATTGTGCAATGGCAGATATTCTTATTATTGTAGGTACTTCAATGCAGGTTTACCCAGCTGCCGGACTGGTAGATTTTATTCCGAAGAAATGTCCGGTATATTTTATCGATCCTAAACCAAATATTAGTGAAAATGCATCGCTTGAAATAATAAGTAAAAAGGCTGTGGAGGGTATTCCAAAGCTTGTAGCACAATTATTAGCTTGA